Proteins encoded together in one Anabaena sphaerica FACHB-251 window:
- a CDS encoding glycosyltransferase family 4 protein, with protein sequence MRIAYVTTFDARNLTINNNWSGTGYYIAQSLANQFSTLDYIGPLTDPFNLKAVRKLKNHYYKLFQNKDYRKDADPLTLKNYARQVAKKMNCIKSDIVFSATVNPIAYLECEQPIVFWADGTFANIHNFYPHYSNLPQEVIKDWHRMEELALQKCKLAIYSSDWAAKSAIYNYGANPTKVKVVPFGANIESSFTFETIQDAIQSRPTDQCKLLFIAVDWIRKGGNVAYQVAKQLNQSGLKTELTIVGCQPMIDEPLPDFVKSLGFISKSTVEGKKQIHNLISESHFLILPTLADCTPIVFCEANSLGVPCLSTTVGGIPTMIQNDVNGRLFHKNAAISEYCDYIAYLFSNYSDYRNLAIAAFNEYQSRLNWSVAGKKVKNLLTEYIV encoded by the coding sequence ATGAGGATAGCTTACGTTACCACTTTTGATGCCAGAAATCTAACCATTAACAACAACTGGTCTGGAACTGGCTATTACATAGCCCAATCTCTGGCAAATCAGTTCAGTACTCTAGATTACATTGGTCCTTTAACAGATCCTTTTAATTTAAAAGCTGTTCGCAAGCTAAAAAATCACTACTATAAGCTATTCCAGAACAAAGATTATCGAAAAGATGCTGATCCTTTGACTCTCAAAAATTATGCAAGGCAGGTTGCAAAAAAAATGAACTGTATCAAATCAGATATTGTTTTCAGTGCCACGGTTAATCCAATTGCTTACCTTGAATGTGAGCAACCGATTGTATTTTGGGCAGATGGAACGTTTGCAAATATCCACAATTTCTACCCGCACTATAGCAATTTACCGCAAGAGGTTATTAAAGACTGGCATCGTATGGAAGAGCTTGCTTTACAGAAATGCAAGCTTGCCATATATTCATCCGATTGGGCAGCCAAATCTGCAATCTATAATTATGGAGCCAATCCTACTAAAGTTAAGGTTGTCCCCTTTGGTGCCAATATTGAAAGTTCTTTTACATTTGAGACCATTCAGGATGCAATTCAATCTCGACCTACAGATCAATGTAAGTTATTATTTATTGCCGTGGATTGGATACGAAAAGGGGGAAATGTTGCGTATCAAGTAGCTAAACAACTAAATCAGTCCGGCTTAAAAACCGAGTTAACTATAGTTGGTTGCCAACCGATGATTGATGAACCCCTCCCAGACTTTGTTAAATCTCTCGGTTTTATTAGCAAATCTACAGTTGAAGGCAAAAAGCAGATTCATAACCTGATTTCGGAATCTCATTTTTTGATTTTGCCAACACTAGCTGATTGTACACCAATCGTATTTTGTGAAGCGAATTCTTTAGGAGTTCCTTGTTTATCAACAACAGTTGGCGGCATTCCGACAATGATTCAAAATGATGTGAATGGTCGCCTATTTCATAAAAATGCTGCTATCTCTGAATACTGCGACTATATTGCTTACTTGTTCTCTAATTATTCAGATTATAGAAATTTAGCAATTGCTGCCTTTAACGAGTATCAATCACGGCTGAATTGGTCAGTAGCAGGGAAAAAAGTCAAAAATTTGCTTACAGAATACATCGTATAG